The sequence GTGCGCTCGTCGGCGGTCCCGTGGATCGCCACCACCCGCACCCCGGCATGGATGACGCGCCAGTCCGCGTACTGCCACCACGGTGCGAGGGCGAGAAGTCCGACGACCCGGGGGTCGGCCGCGAGCTGGGCACCCACCCGGCCGCCCATGGAGTGACCGATCAGCACGACCGGCACACCCGGGTGGGTTCTCTCGAGGTCGTCGAGTGCTGCACGGGCGTAAGGCATCGGACTGGCTTGCGCGCCGTTCCAGCCGTACACGCGGTAGCGCACCTGCCGCACGGTCACCGATCTGCCGAAGCGTGCGCGGATCGACCAGGTGAACGGATACATCCGCAGCGCCGACGCCTGCCGGGCGCTGAACGGCCGGTAGCTGGAATCCGTGCCGCCCGGCAACACCAGGACGAGCAGCTCGGGCGAGGCGAGATCGGTCGCGGCAGGGGCCGGCAGTCGTACGAATCTCACGCGGGCCTCCGTCGGTCTTCTCGGTCAGCGTTCACGCTAACGGTTCGTCGCCAGTCACCGACCGGATCGGTGCCACGATGGCAGAATTGCCGCCATGGCACACCCGCGCGCAGGCACCCCGGCACTCCCCGAAGATCTGATCGATGTGACCGCTGTCGAACGTGCCTATTATGACCGCGTCCCGGACCCGGCAGATCCGATGCAACAGGTGTTGTTCGGTACCTCGGGGCACCGCGGATCGAGCCTGGACACGGCGTTCAACGAGGCGCATATTCTCGCCACCACGCAGGCGATCGTCGAGTACCGCACATCGGCGGGGATCACCGGGCCGCTGTTCATCGGGTTCGACACCCATGCGTTGTCGATTCCCGCGTGGCGCAGTGCGCTCGAGGTGCTGGTCGCCAACGAGGTCACCGTTTACATCGCGGAGAACGAGAAGTTCACGCCGACCCCGGCGATTAGTTTCGCGATCCTGCGGTTCAATCAGGCCAATCCAGGCGTTCTCGCCGACGGCATCGTGGTCACCCCATCGCACAATCCGCCGCGCGACGGCGGCTTCAAGTACAACCCGCCCAACGGTGGACCGGCCGACACCAGCATCACCTCGACGGTGGCGCGTCGGGCAAACGAACTGCTCGTCGACAATCTGGTCGGGGTGAAGCGCGTTCCGTTCGAGAGAGCGCGCAGAAGCGAGTTCATCCGCGAGTACCCCTTCACGTTCAACTATGTGGACCATCTGCACGAGGTCGTCGACATGGCGGCGATCCGGGATGCCGGGATCCACATCGGCGCTGATCCGCTCGGCGGGGCGTCGGTGGGGTACTGGGCCGAGATCGGATTCCGCTACAACCTCCAGAACTTGACCGTCGTCAACCCGACGGTCGACCCGACGTTCCGGTTCATGACGCTCGACACCGACGGCAAGATCCGGATGGACTGTTCGTCGCCGAACGCGATGGCATCGCTGATCGCCTCCCGTGACACCTACGATGTCGCGACCGGCAACGATGCGGACTCCGACCGGCACGGCATCGTGACCCCCGACGGGGGCCTGATGAACCCGAACCACTATCTGGCGGTGGCCATCGACTATCTCTTCACCCACCGCGACGGCTGGGGCGCCGACGCGGCGGTCGGCAAGACATTGGTGAGTTCGTCGTTGATCGATCGCGTGGTGGGCGGGCTCGGCCGTCGGCTCGTGGAGGTGCCGGTCGGGTTCAAATGGTTCGTCGACGGATTGCTGGACGGCAGCATCGCCTTCGGCGGTGAGGAAAGCGCCGGGGCATCGTTCCTCACCTTCGACGGCGAGCCATGGTCGACCGACAAAGACGGCATCATCATGGCGCTGCTGGCCGCGGAGATGCTCGCGAAAACCGGTAAGACCCCGTCTCAGCGCTATCGCGAGCTCGCGGATCGCTACGGGGAGAGCGCGTACGCGCGCATCGACGCCCCGGCGTCACGAGATCAGAAAGCCGAACTGGCGAAGCTGTCCGCCGATCAGGTCAGCGCCACCGAACTCGCCGGGGAGGCGATCACCGCGATCCTGACCGAGGCGCCGGGCAACGGTGCGCCGATCGGCGGTCTGAAGGTGACGACAGAGAACGCATGGTTCGCGGCGCGGCCCTCCGGGACCGAGGACGTCTACAAGATCTACGCCGAATCGTTCCGGGGAGCCGACCACCTCGCGACGGTGCAGGCGCAGGCTCAGGAGCTGGTCGACTCCGTTCTGGCCTGACCTGCGTGGCATCTCAGTCTGTTCTCATCGGGCCCCGGATAGAGTCCAGGTGTGAGCGACAAGCGCAAACCCGAGCAGTCGACGTCGAAGTACCAGCCGAGGGCCACCTCGAGCCGGACCACCTACATCCTGGCCGGAGCCGCCGTCGCGGTGATCGTCGCACTGGTGATCGGTGGCATCGTGTG is a genomic window of Gordonia sp. SID5947 containing:
- the pgm gene encoding phosphoglucomutase (alpha-D-glucose-1,6-bisphosphate-dependent), with the protein product MAHPRAGTPALPEDLIDVTAVERAYYDRVPDPADPMQQVLFGTSGHRGSSLDTAFNEAHILATTQAIVEYRTSAGITGPLFIGFDTHALSIPAWRSALEVLVANEVTVYIAENEKFTPTPAISFAILRFNQANPGVLADGIVVTPSHNPPRDGGFKYNPPNGGPADTSITSTVARRANELLVDNLVGVKRVPFERARRSEFIREYPFTFNYVDHLHEVVDMAAIRDAGIHIGADPLGGASVGYWAEIGFRYNLQNLTVVNPTVDPTFRFMTLDTDGKIRMDCSSPNAMASLIASRDTYDVATGNDADSDRHGIVTPDGGLMNPNHYLAVAIDYLFTHRDGWGADAAVGKTLVSSSLIDRVVGGLGRRLVEVPVGFKWFVDGLLDGSIAFGGEESAGASFLTFDGEPWSTDKDGIIMALLAAEMLAKTGKTPSQRYRELADRYGESAYARIDAPASRDQKAELAKLSADQVSATELAGEAITAILTEAPGNGAPIGGLKVTTENAWFAARPSGTEDVYKIYAESFRGADHLATVQAQAQELVDSVLA
- a CDS encoding alpha/beta fold hydrolase, which codes for MRFVRLPAPAATDLASPELLVLVLPGGTDSSYRPFSARQASALRMYPFTWSIRARFGRSVTVRQVRYRVYGWNGAQASPMPYARAALDDLERTHPGVPVVLIGHSMGGRVGAQLAADPRVVGLLALAPWWQYADWRVIHAGVRVVAIHGTADERTFPRRTEKGVRELVARGVDASYVPVPGGDHAMLDHIRLWQRAALDFVGAALARAREQAPASGHDETLAPAEAITSSRYSRR